Proteins from a genomic interval of uncultured Methanocorpusculum sp.:
- a CDS encoding EFR1 family ferrodoxin (N-terminal region resembles flavodoxins. C-terminal ferrodoxin region binds two 4Fe-4S clusters.) → MKIFYFTGTGNSLYVAKRFEGELYSIPKVLRSNELRYKDEKIGIIFPCYGLAAPKIVREFVEKVTLESPYIFAILTYGNMISNGVGWFANYAKKHGISINYANSLLMVDNYLPIFDVEEQKKKQKNIEENLSVLLKDISESKEYINKGSVFDAILTSGFQQVTKLLPEYNSPKKFSINDDCSNCGTCIKVCPRDNISLDKEQVNSKPIHGDTCEFCLSCINLCPKKAIKLKSEKNPDSRFKNEHVTLKEIIESNS, encoded by the coding sequence ATGAAAATATTTTATTTTACGGGCACTGGAAACAGTTTATATGTTGCTAAAAGATTTGAAGGAGAGCTCTATTCCATTCCAAAGGTGCTGAGAAGTAATGAATTGCGCTATAAAGATGAGAAAATCGGCATCATATTCCCCTGTTACGGATTAGCTGCTCCGAAAATCGTACGTGAATTTGTAGAGAAGGTGACCCTGGAAAGTCCGTATATCTTTGCTATTTTAACATACGGCAATATGATATCAAATGGGGTTGGCTGGTTTGCAAACTACGCAAAAAAGCATGGCATCTCTATAAACTATGCAAACAGCCTTTTGATGGTCGATAATTATCTGCCGATCTTTGACGTTGAAGAACAGAAAAAAAAGCAGAAGAACATAGAAGAAAATTTGAGCGTCTTACTAAAGGATATTTCTGAAAGTAAGGAGTATATCAATAAAGGTTCAGTATTTGACGCCATTTTAACGAGTGGATTTCAACAAGTGACAAAGCTACTTCCCGAGTATAATTCACCAAAAAAATTCTCTATTAATGATGACTGCAGTAATTGCGGGACATGTATCAAGGTGTGTCCGCGGGATAATATTTCACTTGACAAAGAGCAGGTAAACAGTAAACCAATTCATGGAGATACGTGTGAATTTTGTCTTTCCTGTATCAATCTCTGTCCAAAAAAAGCAATTAAACTAAAATCTGAGAAGAATCCGGATTCCCGGTTTAAAAATGAACATGTGACTCTAAAAGAAATAATAGAGTCTAATAGCTGA
- a CDS encoding radical SAM protein: MHYVQSKGILSANNGMNLYRGCSHGCIYCDSRSRCYHIDHAFEDIEVKENAIELLSETLRRKRKKCMIGTGSMTDPYIPLELELEHTRKALSLIEQYGFGCTLITKSNRVLRDLDL, from the coding sequence ATGCACTATGTACAATCCAAAGGGATCTTGTCGGCAAATAACGGGATGAACCTCTACCGCGGGTGTTCCCACGGATGCATCTATTGTGATTCGAGAAGCAGGTGCTATCATATCGACCACGCATTCGAAGACATCGAAGTCAAGGAAAATGCCATCGAATTGTTAAGCGAAACCCTTCGACGCAAGCGGAAAAAATGCATGATAGGCACCGGGTCCATGACGGATCCCTATATCCCGCTTGAACTGGAGCTTGAACATACGAGAAAAGCCCTGTCTTTGATAGAGCAATACGGCTTTGGATGTACGCTTATCACAAAATCGAACCGCGTTTTACGGGATCTTGACCTCTGA
- a CDS encoding ATP-dependent DNA ligase: MQFVEFAEICNTIEGTSSRLATADILAEKFPVLTEEELPVFVRFMRGRLFPDWSSEKLGFGSNLLYDALAYVIGKKRSYVVSAINNAGDIGKVVESLLEKREQTMFFSEELGLLDVNERFLLMAKSSGRRSQQERLRSAQYLLSNATPLEGRYLARLMLEEMRIGVGEGVVKDAVSKAFGVPSDIIEHAHQALNDLGEVAFLAKTDPSRLSDVHITAFRPVKMMLAQQSSITSMVETHGTLAAENKYDGSRFQFHKAGGKCAIYSRRLEEMTASLPDVVKMLDKATDHDVIIDGEVIAIMNGKPMPFQTILRRIRRKHDVGDAAEAITLLPWVFDILAADGETLIDLPFRERRRILESVMNAYVAPQLVSDSAEEIEAYYHASLDNGNEGIMLKVLDSPYLPGNRGKLWIKIKPEVDTIDLVVTAAEWGEGKRAKMFGSFLLACQDENGDLLEISRVATGIDDSMLSTLYDLFKDKILAEMGKTVTFEPDVVFEVGYAELQKSTNYEAGYALRFPRFVRLRDDKDVSEIETLESLTRRYSLQNKEE, from the coding sequence ATGCAGTTTGTCGAGTTTGCAGAGATCTGTAATACGATCGAGGGAACGTCTTCCCGTCTTGCAACGGCGGATATCCTTGCCGAAAAGTTTCCCGTCCTGACCGAAGAGGAACTGCCCGTCTTCGTCAGGTTCATGCGGGGCAGACTCTTTCCCGACTGGTCGTCCGAGAAGCTCGGGTTCGGCTCGAATCTTTTGTATGATGCCCTTGCCTACGTCATCGGCAAAAAGCGGAGTTATGTGGTCTCGGCAATCAACAACGCAGGCGACATCGGCAAAGTGGTCGAGAGCCTTCTCGAAAAACGGGAACAGACGATGTTTTTCTCGGAAGAACTGGGTCTTCTGGACGTAAACGAGCGTTTTCTGCTGATGGCAAAATCCTCCGGCAGACGATCCCAGCAGGAACGGCTGAGATCCGCCCAGTATCTTCTATCAAACGCAACGCCGCTCGAGGGAAGATATCTTGCCCGTCTCATGCTCGAAGAGATGCGGATCGGTGTTGGAGAAGGCGTCGTAAAAGACGCGGTTTCAAAAGCGTTCGGCGTCCCCTCCGATATTATCGAACATGCCCATCAGGCTCTCAACGATCTGGGCGAAGTGGCGTTCCTTGCAAAAACCGACCCCTCGAGGCTTTCAGATGTTCATATCACGGCGTTTCGGCCGGTAAAAATGATGCTTGCCCAGCAGAGTTCCATCACCTCGATGGTCGAAACGCACGGAACACTCGCTGCGGAAAATAAATACGACGGTAGCAGATTCCAGTTCCATAAAGCCGGAGGAAAGTGCGCGATCTACTCCCGGCGTCTGGAAGAGATGACGGCATCCCTTCCCGATGTTGTTAAAATGCTGGATAAAGCGACCGACCACGACGTCATCATCGACGGCGAGGTGATCGCGATCATGAACGGAAAACCCATGCCTTTCCAGACGATCCTTCGCCGGATCCGCAGGAAGCATGATGTCGGGGATGCCGCAGAAGCGATCACCCTTCTTCCCTGGGTGTTCGATATCCTGGCTGCCGACGGAGAGACCCTGATCGACCTTCCCTTTAGGGAACGGCGCAGGATCCTTGAATCCGTCATGAACGCGTATGTCGCGCCGCAACTCGTCAGCGATTCGGCTGAAGAGATCGAAGCGTATTATCACGCCTCGCTCGACAACGGGAACGAAGGGATCATGCTCAAAGTGCTCGACTCGCCGTATCTCCCCGGAAACCGGGGCAAGCTCTGGATCAAGATCAAACCCGAGGTCGATACGATCGATCTGGTGGTGACGGCGGCCGAGTGGGGAGAAGGAAAACGTGCGAAGATGTTCGGTTCGTTCCTTCTTGCCTGTCAGGACGAGAACGGCGACCTTCTGGAGATCTCGCGGGTGGCGACCGGTATCGACGACTCCATGCTTTCGACTCTGTACGATCTTTTCAAAGACAAGATCCTCGCCGAAATGGGAAAGACCGTGACGTTTGAGCCGGACGTGGTCTTCGAAGTAGGGTATGCCGAACTGCAGAAAAGCACGAATTACGAGGCCGGATACGCTCTCCGGTTCCCGCGTTTTGTCAGGCTTAGGGACGACAAGGATGTCTCGGAGATCGAGACGCTGGAAAGCCTGACCCGCCGGTATTCTCTGCAGAACAAGGAAGAATAA
- a CDS encoding MBL fold metallo-hydrolase codes for MDCVLLASGSKGNCIYVGNETDSIVIDAGLGYLTKTLQSMHLNTDTLRGLCITHEHADHVRSAKAFVKAARVPVFASGGTHAALTQGNIIPATAERIICREHVPVQAGGLKITSFRAYHDAAEPTGFVIDDGDSRIGICLDTHEVSDTMMTILSACDAVVLESNYCSLAMKTDRFPECEICRACGAECQGNRCVLRIYPRYLKDRIRDDGHLSNENSSECIAELSKDVGIIALAHLSENYNRPNIAREMALAAAGESGTEIYVSDQLAEYRERRLVRFEV; via the coding sequence ATGGACTGCGTTCTTCTCGCGAGCGGAAGTAAAGGAAACTGTATTTATGTCGGAAACGAAACCGACTCGATCGTTATCGATGCGGGGCTTGGCTATCTTACGAAAACACTGCAGAGCATGCACCTGAATACCGATACTCTTCGCGGGCTCTGCATTACGCATGAACATGCGGATCATGTCCGTTCTGCAAAGGCGTTCGTAAAAGCCGCCCGTGTTCCGGTTTTTGCATCCGGCGGAACGCACGCAGCCCTGACCCAAGGAAATATCATTCCGGCAACCGCGGAACGCATCATCTGCCGTGAACATGTCCCGGTCCAGGCGGGCGGTCTGAAGATCACGTCGTTTCGGGCATATCACGACGCCGCCGAGCCGACGGGATTTGTTATCGATGACGGGGATTCCCGGATCGGGATATGTCTCGACACCCACGAGGTCTCGGACACAATGATGACGATCCTTTCCGCCTGCGATGCCGTGGTTCTGGAAAGTAACTACTGTTCTCTTGCGATGAAAACCGACCGGTTCCCGGAATGCGAGATATGCCGGGCATGCGGAGCGGAATGCCAGGGAAACAGGTGCGTTCTCCGCATCTACCCGCGGTACCTCAAAGACCGTATCAGAGACGACGGGCATCTTTCGAACGAAAATTCCTCGGAATGCATCGCCGAGCTTTCGAAGGATGTCGGGATCATCGCGCTTGCGCATCTTTCGGAAAATTACAACCGCCCGAACATCGCCCGCGAGATGGCTTTGGCCGCGGCAGGCGAGAGCGGAACGGAAATCTACGTCAGTGATCAGCTTGCCGAGTACCGGGAACGCCGGCTTGTCCGGTTCGAGGTGTGA
- a CDS encoding alanine/glycine:cation symporter family protein → MSVLEAINDAVNSVNDVVNMYACYIAFVFLIGIGLYFTVKSKGVQINRLGEACRVAFTGIRAEKGKQTISSFQAFCVSMGSRIGVGNIAGVAVAIVMGGPGAVFWMWIFALIGAATSFVETTVGQIYKEKKDDGHFHGGPAFYIKNGLGRPKFAAFIAILIIITYGLMFIGVQANTATLAFSNAFGTQQIVFAVIITVLAALVVFGGIRRVAKVSTWLVPLMAIIWLLLCLVIVLVNFTQVSLVIQTIFSYAFGVQAFVGGGIGAAIMWGLKRGVFSNEAGIGSIPNVSSSADVKHPVKQGLMQSVGVLIDTIVVCSATAFVVLIYTNVAYPGYAGIPVSGAALVQEAMSATFLGAAGPYIIAIFMLVFAFSSLISYYSMSETNTKFITDKKGAVVVLRVVIVIMVFISSMMSMGLAWNLADTFQALMGIFNMGVLFFLGKHAFTALKDYFDQKADGIEEPVFRASCLSDSTGVTCWSDEEKK, encoded by the coding sequence ATGAGTGTTTTAGAGGCAATTAACGACGCCGTTAACTCAGTGAACGATGTCGTCAATATGTATGCTTGTTACATAGCATTCGTATTCCTGATTGGTATTGGTCTTTACTTTACCGTCAAATCGAAAGGCGTCCAGATCAACCGTCTGGGTGAAGCATGTAGAGTTGCGTTTACCGGTATTCGCGCAGAAAAAGGCAAACAAACGATCTCGTCGTTCCAGGCCTTCTGCGTCAGTATGGGCTCACGTATCGGTGTTGGTAATATCGCCGGTGTCGCCGTGGCAATTGTCATGGGAGGTCCCGGAGCTGTTTTCTGGATGTGGATTTTTGCATTGATCGGCGCAGCAACCAGTTTCGTTGAAACGACGGTCGGTCAGATCTACAAAGAAAAGAAGGACGACGGTCATTTCCACGGTGGTCCGGCATTCTATATTAAGAATGGTCTCGGCAGACCCAAGTTCGCCGCATTCATCGCAATTCTGATCATCATCACCTACGGTCTGATGTTCATCGGTGTGCAGGCAAACACGGCAACCCTCGCATTCTCGAATGCGTTCGGCACCCAGCAGATCGTCTTTGCGGTCATCATCACCGTTCTTGCAGCCTTAGTCGTCTTCGGCGGTATCAGACGTGTTGCAAAAGTTTCAACATGGCTCGTTCCGCTGATGGCAATCATCTGGCTCTTACTGTGTCTCGTGATCGTCCTCGTCAACTTCACCCAGGTCTCTCTTGTCATCCAGACGATTTTCTCCTACGCATTCGGCGTTCAGGCATTCGTCGGCGGTGGAATCGGAGCTGCCATCATGTGGGGTCTGAAGCGTGGTGTGTTCTCGAACGAAGCTGGTATTGGTTCGATCCCGAACGTCTCCTCTTCCGCAGATGTTAAACACCCCGTAAAGCAGGGACTTATGCAGTCTGTCGGTGTTTTAATCGATACGATCGTCGTTTGTTCCGCAACCGCCTTTGTGGTCCTCATCTACACTAACGTCGCCTACCCGGGATACGCCGGCATCCCTGTTTCCGGAGCAGCCCTTGTTCAGGAAGCAATGAGCGCCACGTTCCTTGGAGCGGCAGGTCCGTATATCATTGCGATCTTCATGCTGGTCTTTGCATTCAGCAGTCTGATCAGTTACTACTCCATGAGTGAAACGAACACTAAGTTCATCACCGACAAGAAAGGAGCAGTAGTTGTTCTTCGTGTTGTGATCGTGATTATGGTTTTCATCTCATCCATGATGTCCATGGGTCTTGCATGGAACCTCGCAGACACGTTCCAGGCACTTATGGGTATCTTCAACATGGGTGTCCTGTTCTTCCTTGGAAAGCATGCTTTTACAGCACTCAAAGACTACTTCGACCAGAAGGCCGACGGTATCGAAGAGCCGGTCTTCCGCGCCTCCTGTCTTTCCGACTCAACAGGTGTTACCTGCTGGTCCGACGAAGAGAAGAAGTGA
- a CDS encoding redox-regulated ATPase YchF, giving the protein MLQIALAGKPNCGKSTFYKSLTLANVDIANYPFTTVNPNKGVAYVRTRCPCKELGIEGCTECIDGNRFIPVELIDVAGLVPDAHLGRGLGNQFLDTLREADAIIQVVDASGSTDAEGNPVDIGTRNPIEDVEFLRYEFAMWMAGIVEKHRPRLVRQAQGKEQVLIDLLGEALAGLRINAIQIKEAVDECEINLAKATPEDIEKMCEVLLRVSKPMIIAANKADLASDENIEALKILGAVPTIAAGELALKSATHAKILRYLPGDSSFAPVEGAKLSAPQVKALTMIAEHMKKFGSTGVQEILNKIVFEDIGMIVVYPVEDDNKYCNAKGQVLPDAFLMPIGSTPKDMAFRVHTDIGNGFLYAVDARTKMRIKDTTELKSGNIIKIVSTAK; this is encoded by the coding sequence ATGTTACAAATTGCACTGGCCGGAAAACCAAACTGCGGCAAATCAACGTTTTATAAATCGCTGACTCTTGCAAATGTCGATATCGCCAATTATCCGTTCACGACCGTGAACCCGAACAAAGGGGTTGCCTACGTTCGGACGAGATGTCCGTGCAAAGAACTCGGGATCGAAGGATGTACTGAATGTATCGACGGAAACCGGTTTATTCCGGTCGAACTCATCGATGTGGCGGGCCTTGTGCCGGATGCACATTTAGGCAGGGGTCTTGGCAATCAGTTCCTCGACACCCTTCGCGAGGCGGACGCGATCATTCAGGTCGTGGACGCTTCCGGCAGCACGGATGCCGAAGGAAACCCGGTTGATATCGGGACCAGAAATCCTATCGAGGATGTCGAGTTTCTGCGCTACGAGTTCGCCATGTGGATGGCGGGCATCGTCGAGAAGCACCGGCCCCGGCTCGTCCGGCAGGCGCAGGGAAAAGAGCAGGTCTTAATCGACCTCTTAGGCGAAGCACTTGCGGGTCTTCGGATCAACGCGATCCAGATCAAAGAGGCGGTCGACGAATGCGAGATCAATCTGGCCAAGGCAACGCCGGAAGATATCGAGAAGATGTGCGAGGTTCTGCTCCGCGTCTCGAAACCGATGATCATTGCGGCAAACAAAGCGGATCTCGCGTCCGATGAAAACATCGAGGCGCTGAAGATTCTCGGCGCCGTCCCGACGATCGCCGCTGGCGAACTTGCCCTGAAAAGCGCCACACATGCAAAGATCCTGCGGTATCTTCCGGGAGATTCCAGTTTTGCCCCGGTCGAAGGAGCAAAACTCTCCGCACCCCAGGTAAAAGCCCTGACGATGATCGCCGAACACATGAAAAAGTTCGGCAGCACCGGCGTTCAGGAGATCTTGAACAAGATCGTTTTCGAGGATATCGGGATGATCGTGGTCTACCCGGTGGAAGACGACAACAAATACTGCAATGCGAAAGGACAGGTCCTGCCGGATGCATTCCTTATGCCGATCGGATCGACCCCCAAAGACATGGCGTTCCGCGTTCACACGGATATCGGGAACGGATTTTTGTATGCGGTCGATGCCCGCACGAAGATGCGGATCAAGGATACGACCGAACTGAAAAGCGGCAACATCATCAAGATCGTCAGCACCGCAAAATAA
- the cas1 gene encoding CRISPR-associated endonuclease Cas1 codes for MIPWVTVWGYGAEIKSTRDSLIVRQKGNTTQYPLDDMRHLLIAGGHSLHTSVLERLADRGIAVSFFKAHGKPVGGIYGKGAPSLAAQQRDIPVHKFAMASIRSSLDERLRYINELAEYDPEGLYFKGEFDILTAAREELEYLITLPEIGRAFSLTKTMYYEIIGRKLPKVLGYRRRCQPPFMDPVNVMMSHGYAVLYANFALACTGAGLDLSRGALYGAIVSAPGGRGGCVLDLMEPATVSMIDRVIIQMAAEGRLDGAYEVTSRCLLSNELKEEFMKRLHGSINATLISENVNRYAESVKDGRDIVFHY; via the coding sequence ATGATCCCTTGGGTCACTGTCTGGGGGTATGGCGCCGAGATCAAATCGACCCGCGATTCGCTGATCGTCCGGCAGAAAGGCAATACGACCCAGTATCCGCTTGACGATATGCGGCATCTTTTGATCGCCGGCGGCCACTCTCTGCATACGTCGGTCCTCGAACGCCTTGCGGACCGCGGGATCGCCGTCTCCTTTTTCAAGGCGCACGGAAAACCGGTCGGCGGAATCTACGGAAAAGGCGCCCCTTCTCTTGCGGCGCAGCAGCGGGATATCCCGGTCCACAAATTCGCAATGGCCTCGATACGTTCTTCGCTGGACGAACGTCTGCGGTACATCAACGAACTCGCTGAGTACGATCCCGAAGGTCTCTATTTTAAAGGAGAGTTCGACATCTTGACCGCCGCACGGGAGGAGCTGGAGTATCTGATCACGCTGCCGGAGATCGGCCGGGCGTTTTCCCTGACGAAGACGATGTATTACGAGATCATCGGCAGGAAACTGCCCAAAGTGCTTGGATACCGCCGGAGATGCCAGCCGCCGTTTATGGACCCGGTGAACGTGATGATGTCCCACGGGTATGCGGTTTTGTATGCGAACTTCGCTCTTGCCTGCACGGGAGCGGGCCTCGACCTCTCCCGCGGCGCACTGTATGGGGCGATCGTTTCGGCGCCCGGCGGCCGCGGAGGGTGCGTTCTCGATCTTATGGAGCCTGCGACGGTCTCGATGATCGACCGGGTGATTATTCAGATGGCGGCGGAAGGCCGTCTTGACGGAGCATACGAGGTCACGAGCCGGTGTCTTTTATCGAACGAACTCAAAGAGGAGTTCATGAAACGGCTGCACGGTTCGATCAACGCGACGCTGATTTCGGAAAACGTGAACCGGTATGCCGAGTCCGTCAAAGACGGCCGGGACATCGTCTTCCATTACTGA
- a CDS encoding archaemetzincin family Zn-dependent metalloprotease gives MGIHLFWDSRVPVGLSRPVSEELSAVLEMPVSRIDDGIFPLEGFDPVRNQYDAVKVLLKLDMFRRRMPQIFKPADMDLEFYNKFNHLHEKILLVTPGDLYEPLADFVFGLAYPKLGVAIVSPHRLQNEFYGKYADDSALIDRIVKEGAHEIGHLFGLGHCDNPGCIMYCPRNLDELDRKRKYFCGKCRVQLNGDTLEDDLFS, from the coding sequence ATGGGGATACATCTTTTTTGGGACAGCCGCGTTCCTGTCGGCCTGTCGCGTCCGGTTTCCGAGGAGCTGTCCGCGGTTCTCGAGATGCCCGTCTCGAGGATAGACGACGGCATTTTTCCGCTCGAGGGCTTCGATCCGGTCCGAAACCAGTATGACGCCGTGAAAGTTCTTTTAAAACTGGACATGTTCCGGAGAAGAATGCCCCAGATCTTCAAGCCGGCCGATATGGACCTGGAATTCTACAATAAATTCAATCATCTGCACGAAAAGATCCTTCTCGTGACGCCGGGCGATCTCTACGAACCTCTCGCGGACTTCGTGTTCGGTCTCGCCTACCCGAAACTCGGGGTCGCGATCGTTTCGCCGCACCGGCTCCAGAACGAGTTCTACGGCAAGTATGCCGACGACTCGGCATTGATCGACCGGATCGTAAAAGAAGGGGCTCACGAGATCGGGCACCTGTTCGGGCTTGGTCACTGCGATAATCCCGGATGCATCATGTACTGTCCGCGGAATCTGGACGAACTGGACCGGAAGCGGAAGTACTTCTGCGGAAAATGCCGGGTCCAGCTGAACGGCGACACACTGGAGGATGATCTGTTCTCATGA
- a CDS encoding UPF0146 family protein translates to MRNGIETAVGRYIAENYRSAVEVGFGGKTTAAEIVQNAGVRILCTDVHAYAEGPVPSVVDDCVEPTVSLYQAADVIYTIRPGTEIVPALIELATRINADLIVYHLGFELYENGGERIVTDGVMLHRYVKTHQE, encoded by the coding sequence ATGAGAAACGGCATCGAGACGGCGGTCGGACGGTATATCGCGGAGAATTACCGCTCGGCAGTAGAGGTGGGCTTTGGCGGGAAAACGACGGCCGCAGAGATCGTGCAGAATGCAGGGGTCCGGATCCTCTGCACGGACGTGCACGCATACGCCGAAGGCCCGGTTCCCTCGGTCGTCGACGACTGTGTCGAGCCGACGGTCTCACTTTATCAGGCGGCGGACGTGATCTACACGATCCGGCCAGGGACGGAGATCGTTCCTGCGCTGATCGAGCTTGCGACTCGCATAAACGCCGACCTGATCGTCTATCATCTGGGCTTCGAGTTGTACGAAAACGGCGGGGAACGGATCGTGACGGACGGCGTTATGCTGCACCGATATGTAAAGACTCACCAGGAGTGA
- the thiL gene encoding thiamine-phosphate kinase, which produces MDDRSLLDSIRHLIGEDETADDCAAFDLLDGRILVSSTDMLHETTDFPKGMTEFEKGWMSAAVTLSDIASCGAKPVQLLVAVGMDDPSRLIPFMEGAVSCAKTFGAKVAGGDIDSHIELTVVTTGFGIVEKTHYCRRSGASPGDLVCITGTPGLAMAALEGDERYRKNLLTPIPQVKAGQKIAAAGASSMMDVSDGLAISLYDMSEASGVGFALDSAKFNLPDVSFGSAREYYLYGGGDFGLLFCIPESCLPPLDAEYTVIGTVVGEKGVWCDGEPVEKRGYAHSW; this is translated from the coding sequence ATGGATGACCGTTCCCTTCTTGACTCGATCCGTCATCTGATCGGCGAAGACGAGACGGCGGACGACTGCGCCGCCTTCGACCTTTTGGACGGCAGGATCCTCGTCTCCAGCACCGACATGCTGCATGAGACGACCGATTTTCCCAAAGGCATGACCGAGTTTGAAAAAGGCTGGATGAGTGCCGCCGTCACGCTTTCGGATATCGCGAGCTGCGGGGCAAAACCCGTCCAGCTCCTCGTGGCCGTCGGTATGGACGACCCGTCCCGTCTCATTCCCTTTATGGAAGGCGCCGTTTCCTGCGCAAAAACCTTCGGCGCAAAGGTCGCCGGCGGGGATATCGACAGTCATATCGAGTTGACGGTCGTGACAACGGGTTTTGGGATCGTGGAAAAAACGCACTACTGCCGGCGGTCCGGCGCATCGCCGGGCGATCTCGTCTGCATCACGGGAACACCGGGTCTTGCCATGGCGGCACTCGAAGGGGACGAACGCTACCGGAAAAATCTGCTCACCCCGATCCCGCAGGTGAAAGCGGGACAAAAGATCGCCGCCGCCGGCGCGTCCTCGATGATGGACGTCTCGGACGGTCTTGCGATCTCTCTGTACGACATGTCGGAGGCATCAGGCGTCGGATTCGCGCTCGATTCTGCAAAGTTCAATCTGCCTGACGTCAGTTTCGGCTCCGCACGGGAGTATTATCTCTACGGCGGCGGGGACTTCGGTCTCCTGTTCTGCATACCGGAGTCGTGTTTACCGCCCCTCGATGCGGAGTACACCGTTATTGGAACAGTTGTCGGGGAAAAAGGGGTCTGGTGCGACGGGGAGCCTGTTGAAAAGCGGGGCTATGCTCACTCCTGGTGA